A stretch of Tigriopus californicus strain San Diego chromosome 11, Tcal_SD_v2.1, whole genome shotgun sequence DNA encodes these proteins:
- the LOC131890558 gene encoding BUD13 homolog, with the protein MSSKLDYLQKYLSSDPKSTHHNSALSPLNPTPKPKKKKKFKQKAQVKSGGGFRIIDETDVFPGRNSKTHSISQPDIQDDDDDDEADERFQTQEERPQVAGIVDERPDIEIMKERFVTSNFQSVSNIKSEPLDSTEQSRIKSEPVDDPPSHSSPLTVRRRPRHDSSASDAASPPRLRHDSSGSEPVSPPRSRARVEIKTEAEDLSPPRRRAPDHSRERAEDLSPPRRRPLDDYRDGGPDLSPPRRKVKVEAEDLSPPRRRIKTEEAEPTIAVDGALSQTLDGKKAGLQNAKALKHELSTLRAKERAMFETLSSDVSGRNAQTQVRGRLKAKAEEEEQKQKEHEITEEVKAKYSRWSKGVVQAEKIQERINTDLYEMSKPLTRDADDTDLDAHLRAIEREEDPMLQFIKKKKAKRAKGLKYPSYNGPPPPPNRYGILPGYRWDGVDRSSGFEKKLFEKKNSRVALQEEAYKWSTEDM; encoded by the exons ATGAGTTCCAAATTGGATTACCTCCAGAAGTACTTGTCCTCGGACCCGAAAAGTACGCACCACAATTCGGCCTTATCCCCCCTCAACCCCACGCCCAaacccaagaagaagaagaagttcaAGCAGAAGGCCCAGGTCAAATCGGGCGGCGG ATTCCGCATCATCGACGAAACGGATGTCTTCCCGGGTCGAAATTCGAAGACCCATTCTATCAGTCAGCCCGATATccaagacgacgacgacgacgatgaagcGGACGAACGCTTCCAAACTCAGGAAGAACGCCCCCAAGTAGCCGGCATCGTGGATGAACGCCCCGACATTGAAATCATGAAAGAGCGCTTTGTTACCAGCAACTTCCAAAGTGTGTCCAACATCAAGTCCGAACCCCTCGACTCAACCGAGCAAAGCCGCATCAAATCCGAACCCGTAGATGATCCTCCTAGCCATTCAAGTCCCCTCACAGTGCGTCGCCGCCCACGGCATGACAGTTCTGCCAGTGATGCCGCCTCCCCGCCCCGATTACGCCATGACAGTTCTGGGAGTGAGCCCGTGTCGCCCCCTCGATCACGGGCCCGGGTCGAGATCAAAACTGAGGCCGAAGACTTGTCTCCGCCTCGCCGACGGGCTCCTGATCATTCACGGGAAAGGGCGGAAGATTTGTCGCCGCCTCGTCGACGTCCGCTCGATGATTATCGGGATGGGGGTCCGGATCTGTCGCCACCCCGCCGTAAGGTCAAGGTGGAAGCCGAGGACTTGTCGCCGCCTCGACGACGGATCAAGACGGAAGAGGCTGAGCCCACAATTGCCGTGGACGGGGCACTCAGTCAAACTTTGGACGGCAAGAAGGCCGGATTGCAAAACGCCAAGGCTCTGAAGCACGAATTATCCACCTTGAGAGCTAAGGAGCGGGCCATGTTTGAAACG CTCAGTTCCGATGTGTCCGGGCGCAATGCTCAAACCCAAGTACGAGGACGCCTCAAAGCCAAAgctgaggaagaagaacagaagcaaaaggaacacgAGATCACGGAAGAAGTCAAAGCCAAGTATTCACGTTGGAGCAAAGG TGTTGTTCAGGCAGAAAAAATCCAAGAACGCATCAATACAGACTTGTACGAGATGAGTAAGCCGTTGACTCGAGATGCGGATGATACCGATCTGGATGCCCACCTTAGAGCCATTGAGCGCGAGGAAGATCCCATGCTGCAattcatcaaaaagaaaaaagcgaAAAGAGCCAAAGGCCTGA AATATCCCAGCTATAATGGGCCCCCACCCCCGCCAAACCGTTATGGTATTCTCCCTGGTTATCGATGGGATGGCGTAGACCGATCCAGTGGTTTTGAGAAGAAActctttgaaaagaagaacagTCGGGTAGCGCTCCAAGAAGAGGCGTACAAATGGAGCACTGAAGACATGTAA